One Oncorhynchus keta strain PuntledgeMale-10-30-2019 chromosome 22, Oket_V2, whole genome shotgun sequence DNA window includes the following coding sequences:
- the LOC118401036 gene encoding CCR4-NOT transcription complex subunit 1 isoform X13 yields the protein MNLDSLSLALSQISYLVDNLTKKNYRASQQEIQHIVNRHGPEADRHLLRCLFSHVDFSGDGKSSGKDFHQFLIQECVSLISKPNFISTLCYAIDNPLHYQKSLKPSAHLFTQLSKVLKLSKVQEVIFGLALLNSCNADLRGFAAQFVKQKLPDLLRSYVDADLGVNQEGGFQDIAIEVLHLLLSHLLFGQKGASGVGQEQIDAFLKTLCRDFPQARCPVVLAPLLYPEKRDILMDRILPDSGELAKTMMESSLAEFMQEVGYGFCASLDECRNIILQYGVREVTASQVARVLGMMARTHSGLSDGIPLQSISAPGSGIWSDGKDKSDGSQAHTWNVEVLIDVVKEVNPNLNFKEVTYELDHPGFMIRDSKGLQMVVYGIQRGLGMEVFPVDLIYRPWKHAEGQLSFIQHSLMSPDVFCFADYPCHTVAIDILKAPPEDDNREIATWKSLDLVESLLRLSEVGQYEQVKQLFSFPIKHCPDMLVLALLQISTSWHTLRHELISTLMPIFLGNHPNSAIILHYAWHGQGQSPSIRQLIMHSMAEWYMRGEQYDQAKLSRILDVAQDLKSLSMLLNGTPFAFVIDLAALASRREYLKLDKWLTDKIREHGEPFIQACVTFLKRRCPSIMGGLAPEKDQPKSAQLPPETMATMLGCLQSCAGSVSQELSETILTMVANCSNVMNKARQPPPGVMPKGRAPSTSSLDAISPVQMDPLTAMGSLNLSSSATSHTQSMQGFPTPLGSAFSNPQSPAKAFPPLSNPNPSTPFGGIGSLSSQLGPLGSGIGSGLGMPAVSSDPFGTRKMSTPGLNPTTFQQTDLSQVWPEANQHFSKEIDDEANSYFQRIYNHPPHPTMSVDEVLEMLQRFKDSTIKREREVFNCMLRNLFEEYRFFPQYPDKELHITACLFGGIIEKGLVTYMALGLALRYVLEALRKPFGSKMYYFGIAALDRFKNRLKDYPQYCQHLASIGHFLQFPLHLQEYIEYGQQSRDPPVKMQGSITTPGSLALAQAQAQSQPPKAPQPGQPSTLVTTATATTTVAKTTTITRPTPGSFKKDVPPSINTTNIDTLLVATDQTERIVEPPENVQEKIAFIFNNLSQSNMTQKVEELKETVKEEFMPWVSQYLVMKRVSIEPNFHSLYSNFLDTLKNPEFVKMVLNETYRNIKVLLTSDKAAANFSDRSLLKNLGHWLGMITLAKNKPILYTDLEVKSLLLEAYVKGQQELLYVVPFVAKVLESSLRSVIFRPQNPWTMAIMNVLAELHTEHDLKLNLKFEIEVLCKNLSLDINDLKPGTLLKDKDKLKTLEEQLSAPKKEAKPPEEMIPIVSTGIQHFQTGMPLVGDFLPFAAAPSTPAPTTTCSATGPPTPQFSYHDINVYALAGLAPHINININIPLLQAHPQLKQCVRQSIERAVQELVHPVVDRSIKIAMTTCEQIVRKDFALDSEESRMRVAAHHMMRNLTAGMAMITCREPLLMSIATNLKNSFAAALRAPTPQQREMMEEAAARVAQDNCELACCFIQKTAVEKAGPEMDKRLATEFELRKHARQEGRRYCDPVVLTYQAERMPEQIRLKVGGVDPKQLAVYEEFARNVPGFLPSNDLSQPTGFLAQPMKQQAWATDDVAQIYDKCMADLEQHLHAIPPALSMNPQTQALRSLLEAVALARNSRDGIAALGLLQKAVEGLLDATSGADADLLLRYRECHLLVLKALQDGRAYGPLWCNKQITRCLIECRDEYKYNVEAVELLIRNHLVNMQQYDLHLAQSMENGLHYMAVAFAMQLVKLLLVDERSVSHITEADLFHTIETLMRTSAHSRANAPEGLPQLMDVVRSNYEAMIDRAHGGPNFMMHSGISQASEYDDPPGLREKAEYLLREWVNLYHSAAAGRDSTKAFSAFVGQMHQQGILKTDDLITRFFRLCTEMCVEISYRAQAEQQHNPAASAAIIRAKCYHNLDAFVRLIALLVKHSGEATNTVTKINLLNKVLGIVVGVLIQDHDVRQTEFQQLPYHRIFIMLLLELNAPEHVLETINFQTLTAFCNTFHILRPTKAPGFVYAWLELISHRIFIARMLAHTPQQKGWPMYAQLLIDLFKYLAPFLRNVELNKPMQILYKGTLRVLLVLLHDFPEFLCDYHYGFCDVIPPNCIQLRNLILSAFPRNMRLPDPFTPNLKVDMLSEINIAPRILTNFTGVMPSQFKKDLDSYLKTRSPVTFLSELRSNLQVGGATLGPWKYLQHNDTSLEQVSNEPGNRYNIQLINALVLYVGTQAIAHIHNKGSTPSMSTITHSAHMDIFQNLAVDLDTEGRYLFLNAIANQLRYPNSHTHYFSCTMLYLFAEANTEAIQEQITRVLLERLIVNRPHPWGLLITFIELIKNPAFKFWSHDFVHCAPEIEKLFQSVAQCCMGQKQAQQVMEGTGAS from the exons ATGAATCTTGACTCGCTCTCGCTGGCTTTGTCTCAAATCAGCTACCTGGTGGACAATTTAACAAAGAAAAACTACAGAGCCAGCCAGCAGGAAATACAGCAT ATTGTGAATCGTCACGGCCCTGAGGCGGACAGGCATTTATTACGCTGTCTCTTCTCCCATGTGGATTTCAGTGGTGATGGTAAAAGCAGTGGCAAAGATTTTCATCAG TTTCTGATCCAGGAGTGTGTTTCACTGATTTCAAAGCCTAATTTTATTTCAACACTTTGCTACGCCATCGACAATCCTTTGCACTACCAGAAG AGTTTGAAGCCGTCGGCCCACTTGTTCACTCAGTTGAGTAAAGTTCTCAAGCTAAGCAAGGTTCAAGAA GTGATATTTGGCCTTGCTTTGCTCAATTCGTGCAACGCAGACCTTCGTGGTTTTG CCGCGCAGTTCGTCAAACAAAAGCTCCCTGATCTCCTCCGCTCGTACGTGGACGCTGACCTTGGCGTTAACCAGGAAGGTGGCTTCCAAGATATTGCCATAGAGGTACTGCACCTGCTCCTCTCCCATCTTCTGTTTGGCCAGAAGGGAGCCAGTGGCGTCGGACAAGAGCAGATTGACGCTTTCCTCAAGACACTGTGCAGAG attTCCCGCAGGCGCGCTGCCCTGTGGTGCTTGCACCGCTGCTGTACCCTGAAAAACGGGACATTCTGATGGACAGGATTCTGCCAGACTCGGGAGAGTTAGCCAAGACCATGATGGAGAGTTCTCTTGCAGAGTTCATGCAGGAAGTTGGCTATGGCTTTTGTGCAAG CCTTGATGAATGCCGCAACATAATTCTACAGTATGGGGTACGAGAGGTTACTGCCAGCCAGGTGGCCAGGGTCCTGGGGATGATGGCTCGTACCCACTCTGGCTTGTCTGATGGAATCCCCCTACAG TCCATCTCTGCTCCCGGCAGTGGCATTTGGAGTGATGGAAAGGACAAAAGTGATGGTTCTCAGGCCCACACTTGGAATGTAGAAGTTCTGATTGACGTGGTCAAAGAAGTT AACCCCAATCTGAACTTCAAAGAGGTGACCTACGAGCTCGATCACCCTGGCTTTATGATCCGGGACAGTAAGGGTCTTCAGATGGTGGTGTATGGGATCCAGAGGGGCCTGGGTATGGAAGTGTTCCCTGTCGACCTCATCTACCGGCCCTGGAAGCATGCTGAGGGACAG CTGTCATTCATTCAGCACTCCCTCATGAGCCCAGATGTGTTCTGCTTCGCTGACTACCCCTGCCACACCGTAGCCATCGACATACTGAAGGCGCCACCCGAGGACGATAACAGGGAGATAGCCACCTG GAAGAGCCTGGACCTGGTGGAGAGCCTCCTGCGCCTCTCTGAGGTGGGCCAGTACGAGCAGGTGAAGCAGCTCTTCAGTTTCCCCATCAAACACTGTCCTGACATGCTGGTGCTGGCGCTGCTGCAGATCAGCACCTCCTGGCACACCCTGCGCCACGAGCTCATCTCCACCCTCATGCCCATCTTCCTGGGCAACCACCCCAACTCCGCCATCATCTTGCACTACGCGTGGCACGGACAGGGCCAGTCCCCCTCTATCCGCCAGCTGATCATGCACTCGATGGCAGAGTGGTACATGAGAGGAGAGCAGTACGACCAGGCCAAGCTGTCCCGCATCCTGGATGTGGCCCAGGACTTGAAG tctctttcaATGCTGCTAAATGGTACTCCATTTGCCTTTGTTATTGACCTTGCTGCACTTGCCTCTCGCCGTGAATACCTCAAACTTGACAAATGGCTGACTGACAAAATCCGAGAGCACGGG GAGCCCTTCATCCAGGCATGTGTAACGTTCCTGAAGAGGCGCTGTCCCTCTATTATGGGTGGTCTGGCCCCAGAGAAGGACCAGCCCAAAAGCGCCCAGCTCCCCCCGGAAACGATGGCTACCATGCTGGGCTGTCTGCAGTCCTGTGCCGG GAGTGTGTCTCAAGAGCTCTCTGAGACTATCTTGACCATGGTTGCCAACTGTAGCAACGTCATGAACAAAGCCCGCCAGCCACCACCGGGGGTCATGCCAAAGGGACGTGCTCCCAGCACCAGCAGCCTAGACGCCATTTCCCCTGTGCAG ATGGATCCCCTGACAGCCATGGGTTCACTGAACCTGAGcagctctgccacctctcacaCACAGAGCATGCAGGGCTTCCCTACCCCGCTGGGCTCTGCCTTCAGCAACCCCCAGTCCCCAGCTAAGGCCTTCCCTCCACTgtccaaccccaaccccagcacACCGTTTGGGGGGATTGGAAGCCTCTCTTCACAGCTAG GTCCGCTGGGATCAGGCATTGGTTCTGGTCTTGGAATGCCAGCGGTGAGCAGCGATCCGTTTGGGACGAGGAAGATGAGCACACCGGGCCTGAATCCGACCACCTTTCAGCAGA CTGACTTATCTCAGGTGTGGCCCGAGGCTAACCAGCACTTTAGTAAGGAGATTGACGATGAGGCTAACAGTTACTTCCAGCGCATCTACAACCACCCTCCGCACCCCACCATGTCTGTGGATGAG GTGCTGGAGATGTTGCAGAGGTTCAAGGACTCCACCATCAAGCGAGAGCGGGAGGTCTTTAACTGTATGCTGAGGAACTTGTTTGAGGAGTACCGCTTCTTCCCCCAGTACCCCGACAAGGAGCTGCACATCACCGCCTGCCTGTTCGGGGGGATCATCGAGAAGGGTCTTGTCACCTACATGGCCCTTGGACTGGCCCTCAGATATGTCCTTGAAGCCTTAAGGAAGCCATTTGGATCCAAAATGTATTACTTTGGAATCGCTGCTCTAGATAGATTCAAAAATAG gctgaAGGACTATCCCCAATATTGTCAGCACTTGGCCTCGATCGGCCACTTTCTGCAATTCCCCCTTCATTTGCAAGAG TATATCGAGTATGGCCAACAGTCACGGGATCCTCCAGTGAAGATGCAAGGATCCATCACCACCCCTGGAAGCCTGGCGTTGGCTCAAGCTCAGGCCCAGTCTCAGCCTCCCAAAGCCCCCCAGCCTGGACAGCCCAGCACCCTGGTCACCACAGCTACCGCCACCACCACTGTCGCCAAAACCACTACCATCACCCGACCTACCCCTGGCAGCTTCAAGAAGGATGTGCCG CCTTCCATCAACACCACAAACATTGACACTCTGCTAGTAGCAACAGACCAAACTGAGAGGATTGTGGAACCCCCAGAGAATGTTCAAGAGAAAATTGCTTTCATCTTCAATAACCTGTCACAATCCAACATGACACAGAAG GTCGAGGAGTTAAAGGAAACTGTGAAAGAGGAGTTTATGCCCTGGGTTTCCCAGTATCTTGTCATGAAAAGGGTCAGCATCGAGCCCAACTTCCACAGCCTATATTCCAACTTTCTAGACACCCTGAAGAACCCCGAGTTTGTCAAAATGGTCCTGAATGAAACTTACAGAAACATCAAG GTTCTCCTTACCTCTGATAAGGCAGCTGCAAACTTCTCTGATCGATCCCTACTGAAGAACTTGGGCCACTGGCTTGGCATGATCACTCTGGCTAAAAACAAGCCCATCCTGTACACG GATTTGGAGGTGAAATCCCTCTTGTTGGAAGCCTATGTCAAGGGGCAGCAGGAGCTACTCTATGTGGTCCCGTTTGTGGCCAAAGTCCTGGAATCCAGTTTGCGTAGTGTG ATCTTCCGACCTCAGAATCCCTGGACCATGGCCATCATGAATGTTCTGGCAGAGTTGCATACGGAACATGATCTAAAG CTGAACTTAAAGTTTGAGATTGAGGTGCTGTGTAAGAACTTATCACTGGACATCAACGACCTGAAGCCTGGCACCCTGCTGAAAGACAAAGACAAGTTGAAGACTCTGGAGGAGCAGCTCTCTGCACCAAAGAAAGAGGCCAAGCCCCCTGAAGAAATGATCCCTATTGTTAGCACAGGTATCCAGCACTTTCAAACTGGGATGCCCCTTGTCG GAGACTTTCTTCCATTTGCAGCTGCACCATCCACTCCCGCCCCAACCACCACTTGCTCAGCTACTGGGCCCCCTACCCCGCAGTTTAGCTATCATGACATCAATGTGTACGCCCTTGCAGGGCTAGCCCCTCACATCAATATCAACATCAAC ATCCCCTTGCTTCAAGCCCACCCTCAGCTCAAGCAGTGTGTGAGACAGTCCATTGAGCGGGCTGTGCAAGAGCTTGTCCACCCCGTAGTGGACCGCTCCATCAAGATTGCCATGACCACCTGCGAGCAGATCGTCAGGAAGGACTTTGCTCTGGACTCGGAGGAGTCGCGCATGCGTGTGGCAGCTCATCATATGATGCGCAACTTGACCGCCGGCATGGCCATGATCACCTGCCGGGAGCCCCTGCTCATGAGCATCGCCACCAACCTGAAGAACAGCTTTGCCGCTGCCCTCAGG GCCCCCACCCCCcagcagagagagatgatggaggaaGCTGCTGCCAGGGTTGCCCAGGACAACTGTGAGCTGGCCTGCTGCTTCATCCAGAAGACTGCAGTGGAGAAGGCTGGCCCAGAGATGGACAAGAGGCTGGCGACG GAGTTTGAGCTGAGGAAGCATGCCCGTCAGGAGGGCCGTCGCTACTGTGACCCCGTTGTGCTGACCTACCAGGCTGAGCGCATGCCAGAGCAGATCAGACTCAAG GTTGGAGGCGTAGACCCCAAACAGCTGGCGGTGTATGAGGAGTTTGCCCGGAATGTTCCAGGCTTCCTACCCAGCAACGACCTGTCTCAGCCCACAGGATTCCTTGCCCAGCCCATGAAG caacaggcaTGGGCCACGGACGACGTGGCTCAGATCTATGACAAGTGCATGGCAGACCTGGAGCAGCACCTCCACGCCATCCCTCCAGCGCTGTCCATGAACCCTCAGACCCAGGCTTTGCGCAGCCTACTGGAGGCTGTGGCCCTAGCCAGGAACTCCCGGGATGGCATTGCCGCTCTGGGCCTGCTGCAGAAG GCTGTGGAGGGTCTGCTGGATGCTACCAGTGGTGCCGATGCCGACTTGCTTCTGCGGTACAGAGAGTGCCACCTGCTGGTGCTCAAAGCCCTCCAGGACGGCCGGGCATACGGGCCACTGTGGTGCAACAAGCAGATTACCAG GTGCCTGATTGAGTGCCGTGATGAGTACAAGTACAACGTGGAGGCTGTGGAGCTGCTGATCAGAAACCACCTGGTCAACATGCAGCAGTACGACCTGCACCTGGCACAG TCTATGGAGAATGGGCTGCACTACATGGCGGTGGCGTTTGCCATGCAGCTGGTGAAGCTGCTGTTGGTGGATGAGCGCAGTGTGAGCCACATTACCGAGGCAGACTTGTTCCACACTATCGAGACTCTGATGCGAACCAGCGCCCACTCCAGGGCCAACGCACCTGAGGG GCTTCCTCAGCTGATGGACGTGGTCCGTTCCAACTACGAGGCCATGATCGACCGGGCCCACGGAGGACCCAACTTTATGATGCACTCTGGCATCTCCCAGGCATCCGAGTACGACGACCCACCGGGCCTGAGGGAGAAGGCTGAGTACCTGCTGAGGGAATGGGTCAACCTGTACCACTCTGCAGCTGCCGGCCGGGACAGTACCAAGGCCTTCTCTGCCTTTGTGGGCCAG ATGCACCAGCAGGGCATTCTGAAGACCGATGACCTGATCACTCGTTTCTTCCGGCTGTGCACGGAGATGTGTGTGGAGATTAGCTACCGCGCCcaggccgagcagcagcacaacccCGCGGCCAGCGCCGCCATCATCAGAGCCAAGTGTTACCATAACCTGGATGCCTTTGTGCGCCTCATCGCCCTGCTGGTCAAGCACTCCGGAGAGGCCACCAACACTGTCACCAAGATCAACCTGCTCAACAAG GTTCTAGGTATTGTGGTTGGAGTGTTGATCCAGGACCATGATGTGAGGCAGACTGAGTTCCAGCAGTTGCCTTACCACCGCATCTTCATCATGCTGTTGCTCGAGCTCAATGCCCCCGAGCACGTGCTGGAGACCATCAACTTCCAGACCCTCACCGCCTTCTG CAACACTTTCCACATCCTGAGGCCTACCAAAGCCCCTGGCTTTGTTTACGCTTGGCTGGAGTTGATCTCTCACCGTATCTTCATCGCCAGGATGCTGGCGCACACCCCACAGCAGAAG GGTTGGCCCATGTATGCCCAACTTCTCATTGATCTGTTCAAGTACCTGGCGCCCTTCCTGAGGAATGTTGAGCTTAACAAACCTATGCAAATCCTCTACAAG GGTACCCTGCGTGTCCTTCTGGTCCTACTGCATGACTTCCCAGAGTTCCTGTGTGACTACCACTACGGCTTCTGCGACGTCATCCCACCCAACTGCATCCAGCTCCGCAACCTGATTCTGAGTGCCTTCCCACGCAACATGAGGCTTCCAGACCCCTTCACTCCCAATCTGAAG GTTGACATGCTCAGCGAGATCAACATTGCGCCGCGCATCCTCACAAACTTCACCGGAGTGATGCCCTCTCAGTTCAAGAAGGATCTGGACTCGTACCTGAAGACGCGCTCCCCCGTCACCTTCCTCTCTGAGCTCCGCAGCAATCTGCAGGTAGGGGGCGCCACTCTGGGTCCCTGGAAGTATTTGCAGCACAACGACACATCTTTAGAACAG GTGTCAAATGAGCCAGGCAACCGTTACAACATCCAGCTGATCAACGCTCTGGTGCTGTATGTGGGAACCCAGGCCATCGCACACATCCACAACAAGGGCAGCACCCCCTCCATGAGCACCATCACTCACTCAGCCCACATGGACATCTTCCAGAACCTGGCTGTGGACCTGGACACTGAGG GGCGTTATCTCTTCCTGAATGCCATTGCCAATCAGCTGCGCTACCCAAACAGCCACACCCATTACTTCAGCTGCACCATGCTGTACCTGTTTGCTGAGGCCAACACTGAGGCAATCCAGGAGCAGATTACCAG GGTTCTTCTGGAGAGGCTGATTGTGAACCGGCCTCATCCCTGGGGACTGCTCATCACCTTCATCGAGCTCATCAAGAATCCCGCCTTCAAGTTCTGGAGCCACGACTTTGTACACTGTGCCCCGGAGATCGAGAA gttgtTCCAGTCAGTGGCTCAGTGCTGCATGGGGCAAAAGCAGGCTCAGCAGGTGATGGAGGGCACTGGtgccagttag